One window of Gloeocapsa sp. PCC 73106 genomic DNA carries:
- a CDS encoding AbrB family transcriptional regulator yields MTKKIQPQPLTGTDLVRKVKELGTLSKEEKARSCGYYTLTKNGIERVNMMKFLNALIDAEGIELDSTSEGQGRGGRSANYRISVQSNGNLLIGSAYTKKMGLKAGDEFLITLGRKHIHLKQVTEDDEDQDFPIDEAS; encoded by the coding sequence ATGACTAAAAAGATCCAACCACAACCTTTAACGGGAACAGACTTAGTTAGAAAGGTTAAAGAACTAGGAACCCTCAGCAAAGAAGAAAAAGCAAGATCGTGCGGCTACTATACTCTAACTAAAAATGGCATAGAAAGAGTCAACATGATGAAGTTTCTCAATGCTTTAATTGATGCAGAAGGTATTGAGTTAGACAGTACTTCCGAAGGACAGGGAAGAGGCGGACGTTCAGCCAATTATCGCATTAGTGTACAGTCTAATGGTAATCTACTGATTGGTTCTGCCTACACAAAAAAAATGGGCTTAAAAGCTGGGGATGAATTTTTGATAACCCTAGGTAGAAAGCATATCCATTTGAAACAAGTTACCGAAGATGATGAAGATCAAGATTTCCCAATAGACGAAGCTTCTTGA